The following proteins come from a genomic window of Natronosalvus vescus:
- a CDS encoding aldehyde ferredoxin oxidoreductase C-terminal domain-containing protein encodes MRHAQGPLLSVDVSDRSASRIDIDDVLEATVGGRATATALAHDRIPFDADPFGPENRAYLSTGPLQQSQMSFTGRMNMTGLSPLTDGLVSTNAGGYLSRNFAETGISVLEVVGESDELLAIHVTDSGVEFEAVPELENALVPEVSDYMERTRDLGPENCIAIGPAGENLVRFASVMTFDSRAFGRGGLGAVLGSKNVKCVTFEGESAPTVEFPAVQMDVHQEAAESDDRMKRQGTTGGTEFINDNFSLPTRYFEDYEFEHAADIGGNAVEEKKYKRGACSACAYACKLPTRDEETGLETEGPEFETVYACGSMQGVGNIVDVMQSNELCDTLGMDTISGGVTVAAYLKSEDAFGDADLAHEVTEQIAYRDGIGDTLAEGVHRCHDALGVEDYTVKGMEFAAHDGRVLHGQGLSYAVANRGADHMYAGMLGLEYSGELDPEGTLGKAETLVEQENRNGFRDSGVVCAFGGDYVTDERLEELFDADFDDLLAVGAATVERERHFNNERGFDVEDDWTPYELPDLEQAVQEYYDARGWNDDGTIPADSVERVSPAAD; translated from the coding sequence ATGCGCCACGCACAGGGCCCACTCCTTTCGGTTGACGTGAGCGACCGAAGCGCCAGCCGGATCGACATCGACGACGTTCTCGAGGCGACCGTCGGCGGGCGGGCAACGGCCACCGCCCTCGCCCACGATCGAATTCCGTTCGACGCCGACCCCTTTGGCCCGGAGAACCGGGCGTACCTCTCGACGGGACCGCTCCAGCAGAGCCAGATGTCATTCACCGGACGGATGAACATGACTGGACTCTCGCCGTTGACCGACGGTCTGGTTTCGACCAACGCCGGCGGCTACCTCTCGCGAAACTTTGCCGAAACCGGGATTAGCGTCCTCGAGGTCGTCGGCGAGAGCGACGAGTTGCTCGCCATCCACGTCACCGATTCGGGCGTCGAGTTCGAAGCCGTACCGGAACTCGAGAACGCCCTCGTTCCCGAGGTGTCCGACTATATGGAGCGCACGCGTGATCTCGGCCCAGAGAACTGTATCGCGATCGGGCCGGCCGGCGAGAATCTCGTACGCTTTGCATCGGTGATGACCTTCGACTCGCGGGCATTCGGCCGTGGCGGGTTAGGTGCTGTCCTCGGCTCGAAGAACGTCAAGTGCGTCACGTTCGAGGGCGAATCGGCACCTACTGTGGAGTTTCCGGCCGTCCAGATGGACGTCCACCAGGAGGCCGCCGAATCCGACGACCGGATGAAACGCCAGGGGACGACCGGCGGCACGGAGTTCATCAACGACAACTTCTCCCTGCCGACGCGGTACTTCGAGGACTACGAGTTCGAACACGCCGCCGACATCGGGGGCAACGCCGTCGAGGAGAAGAAGTACAAACGCGGAGCCTGTTCGGCCTGCGCGTACGCGTGCAAACTCCCCACTCGAGACGAGGAGACGGGTCTCGAGACTGAAGGGCCGGAATTCGAGACCGTTTACGCCTGTGGCTCCATGCAGGGCGTTGGCAATATCGTCGACGTGATGCAAAGCAATGAACTGTGTGACACGCTGGGGATGGACACCATCTCGGGCGGCGTCACCGTCGCGGCCTACCTCAAGAGCGAGGACGCGTTCGGTGACGCTGATCTCGCCCACGAGGTAACCGAGCAAATCGCCTACCGCGACGGCATCGGTGACACGCTCGCCGAGGGGGTTCACCGCTGTCACGACGCCCTCGGCGTCGAGGACTACACCGTCAAGGGGATGGAGTTCGCCGCCCACGACGGCCGGGTGCTCCACGGGCAGGGGCTGTCCTACGCAGTCGCCAACCGCGGTGCCGATCACATGTACGCCGGGATGCTCGGCCTCGAGTACAGCGGCGAACTCGACCCCGAGGGTACCCTCGGCAAAGCGGAGACGCTCGTCGAACAGGAAAACCGAAACGGGTTCCGAGACTCCGGTGTGGTCTGTGCGTTCGGCGGGGACTACGTCACTGACGAGCGCCTCGAGGAACTTTTCGATGCCGACTTCGACGACTTGCTGGCGGTCGGCGCGGCGACCGTCGAACGCGAACGTCACTTCAACAACGAGCGAGGCTTCGACGTCGAGGACGACTGGACGCCCTACGAA
- a CDS encoding short-chain fatty acid transporter → MAPQDNAVSGGGNEVPSPGIFERAGKGLADVVERWMPSPFLFAIILSYIVFVAGIVFEGSGPVEMTTYWFDGFWLFLAFAMQMTLILMTGFVLAYHPRINGLLKRLTELPNDGKQAIVLVGVFSMAVAWIHWGFSLILGAIFAREMGKTAYRNGISAHYPLLCVAGYMGLGLTWHWGLSASAPLMLNTPGNEFIEAGVVDGVIPASETIFSSYAILLTLTSIVVAAIFLYLLAPTAGRTRPITEFVDEENLFEDGSGSEAVPDGGSETFDTPAEKIDNSRILGGLIALTGVAMVVYLLVNDGLDAWNLNLVNFAFLFAGLLVFMRPAYYREKFGEAAKAAAGIILLFPFFAGIQGMMNASGLSSTIAEGLFAISTPETFPIIAWVAGGIVNMFVPSGGGEWIVLGPSVIEAADGHGVPIGQATIAYAVGDAHTNLLNPFWALPLLAITGIKAREMFGYAIAMLILLTPFLALALVLIPY, encoded by the coding sequence ATGGCACCACAAGACAATGCCGTCAGTGGAGGAGGAAACGAAGTGCCCTCACCGGGCATATTCGAACGAGCCGGAAAGGGGTTGGCCGACGTCGTCGAACGATGGATGCCGAGTCCGTTCCTGTTCGCGATCATCCTCTCGTACATCGTGTTCGTCGCGGGGATCGTCTTCGAGGGGTCTGGGCCGGTCGAGATGACCACGTACTGGTTCGACGGCTTCTGGCTGTTCCTGGCGTTCGCAATGCAAATGACGCTTATTCTGATGACCGGGTTCGTCCTCGCGTACCATCCCCGAATAAACGGCCTGCTCAAACGATTGACGGAGCTTCCGAACGACGGCAAGCAGGCGATCGTCCTCGTCGGCGTCTTCTCGATGGCCGTCGCCTGGATTCACTGGGGATTCAGCCTAATCCTGGGTGCGATCTTCGCCCGCGAGATGGGGAAGACGGCCTATAGAAACGGTATTTCGGCGCACTACCCGCTGTTGTGTGTCGCGGGCTACATGGGACTGGGACTGACCTGGCACTGGGGGCTGTCGGCGTCCGCACCCCTGATGCTCAACACACCCGGGAACGAGTTCATCGAGGCAGGCGTCGTCGACGGGGTTATCCCTGCTAGCGAGACGATCTTCAGTAGCTACGCCATCCTGTTGACCCTCACGTCAATCGTCGTGGCGGCGATCTTCCTGTACCTGCTTGCACCGACGGCTGGCCGAACGCGGCCGATTACTGAGTTCGTCGACGAGGAGAACCTGTTCGAGGACGGATCTGGCAGCGAGGCTGTTCCCGACGGCGGGTCTGAGACCTTCGATACGCCGGCCGAAAAAATCGACAACAGCCGCATACTCGGCGGCCTCATCGCATTGACGGGCGTCGCTATGGTCGTCTACTTGCTCGTCAATGACGGCCTCGACGCGTGGAATCTGAACCTCGTGAACTTCGCGTTCCTGTTCGCCGGACTGTTGGTGTTCATGCGCCCAGCCTACTATCGCGAGAAATTCGGCGAAGCCGCAAAAGCTGCCGCGGGCATCATCCTCCTGTTCCCGTTCTTCGCGGGTATCCAAGGGATGATGAATGCGTCGGGCCTCTCGTCGACAATTGCCGAGGGGCTGTTCGCAATTTCGACGCCTGAAACGTTCCCGATCATCGCGTGGGTGGCTGGCGGCATCGTCAACATGTTCGTTCCCTCCGGTGGTGGCGAGTGGATCGTCCTCGGCCCATCGGTTATCGAAGCGGCCGATGGACACGGCGTCCCAATCGGCCAGGCGACCATCGCCTACGCAGTCGGTGACGCACACACGAACTTGCTCAACCCGTTCTGGGCGCTCCCATTGCTGGCCATAACGGGAATCAAGGCGCGTGAGATGTTCGGGTACGCGATCGCGATGTTGATCCTGCTCACGCCGTTCCTGGCGCTCGCTCTCGTGTTGATCCCGTACTGA
- a CDS encoding MFS transporter gives MTTQPVDDGIYYGWFVTAACFLGTFVIFGISYSFGVFFEPLATDFDLSRGATSLVFSVQTLTIYVGAALFGGLADRYGVTRLMAVGVFLLAGGLLWTSVANSVTALGIAYGVVTALGMGLIYVVSYATVPRWFERRRGFASGVASAGLGVGMVAVAPVAAVLIARYGWREAYLVLVAGLIALLVVATVMIEDDPRNRDVVSAREFPDGYPATRNQRRSWLEQARDVVGVATSRRFTLVFLGWVLIYGSLYVTLVHLVAHVTDLGMDARIGALALSVIGATTATARFGIGFASDHLGRSRTFVGCSIVMAGSMLALPVLTSPAGILSFAIVFGTAYGGNGALLSPLTVDLFGPDDANALFGVISLSFAVSGLLAPPLAGLSYDLLGSYTPAFVIAGVTGLAGAALTALATRE, from the coding sequence GTGACAACGCAGCCAGTGGACGACGGCATCTATTACGGCTGGTTCGTGACAGCTGCCTGTTTCCTCGGTACGTTCGTCATCTTCGGTATCTCTTACTCATTTGGCGTGTTCTTCGAACCACTCGCCACCGATTTCGACCTCTCTCGAGGCGCGACGTCGCTCGTCTTCTCCGTTCAGACGCTCACCATCTACGTGGGCGCGGCACTCTTCGGCGGCCTCGCGGATCGCTACGGCGTCACGCGACTCATGGCCGTCGGCGTATTTTTGCTGGCTGGCGGCTTGCTGTGGACGAGCGTAGCCAATTCGGTGACCGCACTCGGGATAGCGTACGGCGTCGTCACGGCACTGGGCATGGGTCTGATCTACGTCGTCTCGTATGCGACCGTCCCTCGCTGGTTCGAGCGTCGGCGTGGTTTCGCAAGCGGCGTGGCATCCGCCGGGCTGGGCGTCGGCATGGTCGCCGTCGCTCCCGTTGCAGCGGTTCTGATCGCCAGATATGGCTGGCGGGAGGCCTATCTCGTGCTCGTGGCCGGACTGATTGCTTTGCTCGTCGTCGCCACCGTGATGATCGAGGACGACCCCCGGAACCGTGACGTCGTTTCTGCGCGCGAGTTTCCCGACGGCTATCCGGCGACCCGAAACCAGCGCAGAAGCTGGCTCGAGCAAGCTCGAGACGTCGTCGGCGTCGCGACGTCTCGTCGATTCACGCTGGTCTTTCTCGGCTGGGTACTGATCTATGGGTCGCTGTACGTGACGCTCGTTCACCTCGTCGCCCACGTGACCGACCTCGGGATGGACGCCCGTATCGGCGCACTCGCACTGTCGGTTATCGGGGCGACGACCGCCACAGCACGCTTTGGAATTGGGTTCGCATCGGATCACCTCGGACGAAGCCGGACGTTCGTCGGCTGTTCGATCGTGATGGCCGGTTCGATGCTCGCGTTGCCCGTGCTCACCTCTCCAGCCGGTATCCTCTCGTTCGCCATCGTGTTTGGCACCGCCTACGGCGGAAACGGCGCGTTGCTGTCGCCGCTCACGGTCGACCTGTTCGGCCCTGACGACGCCAACGCGCTGTTCGGTGTCATCTCGCTCTCGTTCGCGGTTTCCGGACTGCTCGCACCTCCACTCGCCGGACTAAGCTACGATCTGCTCGGGAGCTACACGCCCGCGTTCGTGATAGCTGGGGTCACCGGTCTGGCAGGTGCTGCGCTGACAGCGCTGGCAACACGAGAATAA
- a CDS encoding AMP-binding protein — protein sequence MDGELIDEVVHEPSREFVESTNVWAFMQEHGIEDYEDLIDRTTTDRGDGESGVEWFWDELVDYLELDFYEPYDRVRDDTDAPQFTDWYPGGELNIAHNTLDRHAALEAETRNKVATIWEGEDGEVREITYHELHRQANKVANALEDRGVETGDTVGLYMPMVPEVVSILYGCFKVGAIAVPIFSGFGVDAVATRLEDADCSVLFTGDGFYRRGSPIFLKESGDEAIEEAGHVEHTIVFDRLGSSDPDTPHEIPWDDDRDEWWADAVESQDDAYESKSLPSSQESMLLYSSGTTGKPKGIVHTHAGVQTQCAKELYFGFDLKPADRFFWVSDIGWMMGPWTLIGVHTFGGTVFMYEGAPDHPNPDRFWEMIDRHRLTQFGISPTAIRALRKHGGRQTTSDEPSGSSEAGEDEWLGGHDLSSLRLLGSTGEPWDPESWRWFYEHVGGGEAPIINISGGTEICGCFLMPMPIQSLKPCTLGGPGLGMDIDIVDATGESVKDDHERGYLVARDSCPSMTKSLWSGDERYLEEYWSTFEDLWDHGDWAQQDEDGFWFLHGRADDALNVAGRKVGPAEVEGALIDHDAVNQAAAVGAPDDTTGTAVVAYVILEQGVDEGDELRAELREQVGEELGKPFRPREILFVDAFPKTQSGKIIRRAVQAAYTGEDLGDLSSLENPGALEELEDAR from the coding sequence ATGGACGGGGAGCTAATTGACGAGGTGGTTCACGAACCGTCGCGGGAATTCGTCGAATCCACGAACGTCTGGGCGTTCATGCAGGAGCACGGCATCGAAGACTACGAAGACCTCATCGACCGAACGACGACCGATCGAGGTGACGGTGAAAGCGGCGTCGAGTGGTTCTGGGACGAACTTGTCGACTACCTCGAACTGGACTTTTACGAACCGTACGATCGGGTTCGAGACGATACCGATGCGCCGCAGTTCACCGACTGGTACCCCGGCGGCGAACTCAACATCGCGCACAACACGCTCGACCGGCACGCCGCTCTCGAGGCAGAAACCCGAAACAAGGTAGCGACGATCTGGGAGGGCGAAGACGGCGAGGTTCGCGAGATCACCTACCACGAACTCCACCGCCAGGCGAACAAAGTGGCGAACGCGCTCGAGGACCGGGGCGTCGAGACGGGCGATACGGTCGGGCTGTACATGCCGATGGTACCCGAGGTCGTCTCGATTCTGTACGGCTGTTTCAAGGTCGGTGCCATCGCGGTACCCATCTTCTCCGGCTTCGGCGTCGACGCCGTCGCCACTCGCCTCGAGGACGCCGACTGTTCAGTGCTGTTCACCGGAGACGGATTTTACCGCCGCGGCAGCCCTATCTTCCTCAAGGAGTCGGGGGATGAAGCCATCGAGGAAGCCGGTCACGTCGAACACACGATCGTCTTCGACCGGTTAGGTTCGAGCGATCCAGACACCCCTCACGAGATCCCCTGGGATGACGACCGTGACGAGTGGTGGGCCGACGCCGTGGAGTCCCAGGACGACGCGTACGAGAGCAAGTCCCTGCCCTCGAGCCAGGAGTCGATGCTCCTCTACTCCTCTGGCACCACGGGAAAACCAAAGGGGATCGTTCACACGCACGCGGGTGTGCAAACCCAGTGTGCGAAAGAACTGTACTTCGGCTTCGACCTCAAACCCGCCGACCGCTTCTTCTGGGTGAGCGACATCGGCTGGATGATGGGGCCCTGGACGCTCATCGGCGTCCACACGTTCGGCGGCACCGTCTTCATGTACGAGGGCGCGCCAGACCACCCGAACCCCGACCGGTTCTGGGAGATGATCGACCGCCATCGACTGACGCAGTTCGGTATCTCACCGACGGCCATTCGCGCACTCCGCAAACACGGCGGGCGTCAGACTACGTCTGACGAGCCATCCGGATCCAGTGAAGCCGGAGAAGACGAGTGGCTCGGGGGCCACGATCTCTCGTCGCTTCGCCTCCTGGGATCGACGGGGGAGCCCTGGGATCCGGAGTCCTGGCGCTGGTTCTACGAGCACGTCGGTGGCGGCGAGGCCCCCATCATCAACATCTCCGGGGGCACCGAGATCTGTGGCTGTTTCCTGATGCCGATGCCGATCCAGTCGCTCAAACCCTGTACCCTCGGCGGACCGGGCCTCGGCATGGACATCGACATCGTCGACGCCACCGGCGAGTCGGTCAAAGACGATCACGAGCGCGGGTACCTCGTCGCCCGGGACTCCTGCCCATCGATGACGAAATCGCTCTGGAGCGGCGACGAGCGCTACCTCGAGGAGTACTGGTCGACGTTCGAGGACCTGTGGGATCACGGCGACTGGGCCCAGCAGGACGAGGATGGCTTCTGGTTCCTCCACGGACGGGCGGACGACGCGCTAAACGTGGCCGGTCGGAAAGTCGGCCCCGCAGAAGTCGAAGGTGCGCTGATCGATCACGACGCCGTCAACCAGGCGGCCGCCGTCGGGGCCCCCGACGACACCACCGGTACCGCCGTCGTCGCCTACGTCATCCTCGAGCAGGGCGTCGACGAGGGCGACGAGCTCCGTGCTGAACTGCGTGAACAGGTCGGTGAGGAACTCGGGAAGCCGTTCCGTCCCCGGGAGATCCTCTTCGTCGACGCCTTCCCCAAGACCCAGTCGGGGAAAATTATTCGGCGAGCCGTCCAGGCGGCTTACACCGGCGAAGATCTGGGCGACCTCTCGAGTCTCGAGAATCCAGGAGCTCTCGAGGAACTCGAGGACGCCCGCTGA
- a CDS encoding Lrp/AsnC family transcriptional regulator, which translates to MSDTSRSQMDTGELELEETIEQLVTENLDEVDYKIYRILNENGRISDTDLGDRVGLSRTAVRRRRKNLQDNNIIKIIGVLVLQEVDLEYADVQVSIQPDATNEELHEFIEYLVDQELVYEVDEYLGQSDLLIRVWHASLRDVKEYVNELIQHVDIVEDYEVVPVIRTHKAWHSKIENA; encoded by the coding sequence ATGTCAGATACATCACGGAGCCAGATGGATACAGGGGAACTCGAGCTCGAGGAAACCATTGAACAACTCGTCACCGAGAATCTGGATGAAGTAGACTACAAGATCTATCGCATTCTCAATGAGAACGGACGAATATCGGACACCGATCTTGGGGATCGTGTTGGCCTCTCGAGAACAGCCGTCCGACGCCGGCGGAAGAACCTTCAAGACAACAACATCATCAAGATCATCGGCGTCCTGGTTCTGCAGGAGGTGGATCTCGAGTACGCCGACGTGCAGGTTTCCATCCAGCCGGACGCGACGAACGAGGAACTGCACGAGTTTATCGAGTACCTGGTCGATCAGGAACTGGTCTACGAAGTCGACGAATATCTCGGCCAATCTGATCTGTTGATCCGAGTCTGGCACGCATCGCTCCGTGACGTCAAAGAGTACGTCAACGAGTTGATCCAGCACGTAGACATCGTCGAGGACTACGAGGTCGTTCCAGTCATCAGAACCCACAAAGCCTGGCACAGCAAAATCGAGAACGCCTGA
- a CDS encoding ABC transporter ATP-binding protein: MSTPNTDTTSSSPAPSSGETKTAEQAVNSPLEDEPVLKVRALKKYYPITGGLLKTKVGEVKAVDGVSFDVRRGETYAIVGESGCGKTTLGKTVARLHAPTSGTIEFNGTDISSLGERELKPIRREIQVVYQDPTSSLNPRKRIKDIVAEPLIVHDIGSKAERRERVKSLLKRVDLPEDFLYRYPNELSGGQKQRVAIARALTLNPTLLVLDEPTSALDVSVQAKVIALLEELQRDLNLSYLLITHDLSLTKNIADRIGVMYLGKFMERASAENLFRSPQNPYTEQLLSAIPIVEQSEAELKPEKIQIRGETPDPSDPPSGCSFHPRCHRAIDACSSEEPSLVDVGTDHDSRCLLHTEDDGNSSGT, encoded by the coding sequence ATGAGTACACCGAATACGGACACCACGAGTTCCAGCCCAGCACCCTCGTCGGGTGAGACGAAAACCGCCGAGCAGGCAGTGAATTCTCCCCTCGAGGATGAACCAGTGCTCAAAGTTCGAGCCCTCAAAAAATACTATCCCATCACCGGTGGCCTCCTGAAAACGAAAGTCGGGGAGGTGAAAGCCGTCGACGGCGTCTCGTTCGACGTTCGCCGCGGGGAAACGTATGCAATCGTCGGGGAATCCGGCTGTGGGAAAACGACGCTCGGAAAAACGGTTGCTCGATTGCACGCGCCCACGTCCGGCACCATCGAGTTCAACGGAACCGACATCTCGAGTCTCGGCGAACGCGAATTGAAGCCGATTAGACGCGAGATACAGGTCGTCTACCAGGATCCGACGTCGTCGTTGAACCCGCGAAAACGGATCAAAGACATCGTCGCCGAACCGCTGATCGTCCACGACATCGGCTCGAAAGCCGAGCGCCGCGAGCGCGTCAAATCGCTGCTCAAACGAGTTGACCTCCCCGAGGACTTCCTCTATCGGTACCCCAACGAGCTATCCGGAGGGCAAAAACAGCGGGTCGCTATCGCTCGAGCGCTCACACTGAACCCGACGTTGCTCGTGCTCGACGAGCCGACGAGCGCGCTCGACGTGAGTGTCCAGGCGAAGGTCATCGCCTTACTCGAGGAACTGCAACGGGATCTGAACCTCTCGTATCTGCTGATTACCCACGACCTGAGCCTGACGAAGAACATCGCAGACCGTATCGGCGTGATGTACCTCGGGAAGTTCATGGAACGAGCCAGTGCAGAGAACCTCTTTCGGTCACCACAGAATCCATACACGGAGCAGCTACTTTCGGCAATTCCGATCGTCGAACAGTCCGAGGCCGAACTCAAACCCGAGAAGATACAAATTCGTGGAGAGACTCCCGATCCATCAGATCCGCCATCGGGCTGTTCGTTCCATCCGCGCTGTCATCGTGCGATAGACGCCTGCTCGAGCGAGGAGCCGTCGCTCGTCGACGTTGGCACCGATCACGACAGCCGGTGTTTGTTACACACCGAAGACGATGGGAACTCGAGTGGCACGTGA
- a CDS encoding ABC transporter ATP-binding protein has protein sequence MSDPLLEVSDLHVDFNTYDGRSKVINGVDLYVDEGETVAIVGESGCGKSVTAETIMSMLPQPPGEVTGGTLRYRGEELLNDPAAHKRVKAECMGMIFQDPMTSLSPVFTVGEMMRDVLTYTGKTEVGWLELGKSILGRRGGDEEAMRERSIELLDRLQIPDPEGVLDRYPIELSGGMRQRVLIAMALLSEPEFLIADEPTTALDVTVQDQLIELLREQIDREGLSMLYITHNLGVARRIADRIYVMYAGEIAEVGTRDEILDEPLHPYSRGLIDSVPKLTAFQREGIDGLLPDYTDPPQGCRFHPRCPAAMDGVCDGEKPPLYEPADGHEVACYLYDDDTTAEEALEIAQTEIDFEGGTRDRPEVSSSLESETTAELSERNQMTEPPSKRTDGGSQ, from the coding sequence ATGAGCGACCCCCTCCTCGAGGTTTCGGATCTACACGTCGATTTCAACACCTACGACGGTCGGTCGAAAGTGATCAACGGCGTCGACCTGTACGTCGACGAAGGCGAAACGGTCGCTATCGTCGGTGAATCCGGCTGTGGGAAAAGCGTCACGGCCGAGACGATTATGAGCATGTTGCCCCAGCCACCGGGAGAGGTTACCGGCGGAACACTCCGCTATCGGGGCGAAGAACTCCTGAACGATCCGGCAGCCCACAAACGTGTCAAAGCCGAGTGTATGGGGATGATATTTCAGGATCCCATGACCAGCCTCTCGCCCGTCTTCACCGTTGGTGAGATGATGCGCGACGTGTTGACGTACACCGGCAAGACGGAGGTCGGCTGGCTCGAGTTAGGCAAGAGTATCCTGGGCCGTCGCGGTGGGGACGAGGAAGCGATGCGTGAACGAAGCATCGAACTCCTCGACAGATTACAGATTCCCGATCCCGAAGGCGTCCTCGACCGGTATCCGATCGAACTCTCCGGCGGAATGCGCCAGCGGGTTCTCATCGCGATGGCTCTGCTGAGCGAACCGGAGTTTCTCATCGCAGACGAGCCCACGACTGCCCTCGACGTTACCGTTCAGGATCAGTTAATCGAGTTATTGCGTGAACAGATCGATCGCGAGGGGCTCTCGATGCTCTATATTACGCACAATCTCGGGGTTGCTCGCCGGATCGCAGACCGTATCTACGTCATGTACGCAGGCGAAATTGCGGAAGTCGGCACCCGAGACGAGATTCTCGACGAGCCACTGCATCCGTACAGTCGTGGACTGATCGACAGCGTCCCCAAACTGACCGCGTTCCAGCGTGAAGGCATCGACGGATTGCTCCCCGATTATACCGATCCACCACAGGGCTGTCGTTTCCATCCCCGCTGTCCGGCCGCCATGGATGGCGTTTGTGACGGCGAAAAACCGCCGCTGTACGAACCGGCCGACGGGCACGAGGTCGCCTGTTATCTGTACGACGACGATACGACCGCGGAAGAGGCACTCGAGATCGCACAGACCGAAATCGACTTCGAAGGTGGTACTCGGGATCGTCCCGAGGTGTCGTCGTCACTCGAGAGCGAAACGACAGCCGAACTATCGGAGCGAAACCAGATGACTGAGCCACCATCCAAACGGACGGACGGTGGTAGCCAATGA
- a CDS encoding ABC transporter permease, translated as MSTLSADSEAMENRIESAKRIAYRFRQNPLSLVGLGIILGLVFIAIFAPYIARHPQDAGYMGEPAVDFANRFAEPSWEHPFGTDQAGRDILSRVIFGTRYSLVLGIFVLTFAIGIGVPVGLVAGYIGGALGTVLMRITDVFLSVPPLVLALAVAVPLQPSLRNAMIAIAIVWWPWYARLVYGEVVSVREEQFVEASRGIGANRIRIMFREILPNILAPITVKFSLDMGYAILIGAGLGFLGLGAQPPTPEWGTMISEGRVYLPAQWWYSTFPGLAIFIAVLGFNLLGDGLRDVFDVEVK; from the coding sequence ATGAGTACGCTCTCAGCGGACTCCGAAGCGATGGAAAACCGGATCGAAAGCGCGAAGCGAATCGCGTATCGCTTCCGACAGAATCCGCTTTCGCTGGTTGGGCTCGGCATCATCCTGGGGCTGGTATTCATCGCTATCTTCGCACCGTACATCGCCCGCCATCCACAGGATGCCGGCTACATGGGCGAACCCGCAGTCGACTTCGCGAACCGGTTTGCCGAACCGAGTTGGGAACACCCGTTCGGGACGGATCAGGCTGGCCGTGACATCCTCTCGAGGGTCATATTCGGAACCCGTTACTCACTGGTTCTCGGCATCTTCGTCCTCACGTTCGCCATCGGTATCGGCGTCCCTGTCGGCCTCGTGGCCGGATACATCGGTGGTGCGCTCGGAACCGTTCTGATGCGCATTACGGACGTCTTCCTCTCAGTTCCACCGCTCGTCCTCGCGCTTGCCGTGGCCGTCCCGCTACAGCCGAGTTTACGAAACGCGATGATTGCCATCGCCATCGTCTGGTGGCCCTGGTACGCCAGGCTGGTCTATGGCGAGGTAGTTTCCGTTCGGGAAGAACAGTTCGTCGAAGCCAGCCGCGGTATCGGAGCGAACCGAATCCGAATTATGTTCCGCGAAATCCTGCCGAATATCCTAGCACCAATTACTGTCAAATTCAGCCTCGACATGGGGTACGCCATCTTGATCGGCGCCGGACTCGGCTTCCTCGGCCTGGGAGCCCAGCCCCCGACGCCCGAGTGGGGAACTATGATCAGTGAAGGGCGAGTCTACCTCCCCGCCCAGTGGTGGTACTCGACGTTCCCCGGCCTGGCGATTTTCATTGCCGTTCTCGGATTCAACTTACTCGGAGATGGCCTCCGGGACGTCTTCGACGTGGAGGTGAAGTAG